The region TTCTGCTGCTGCATGAACGGCGTCTTCACCGTGGTGTCGACGTTCTTCGTCATCAGCTGGCGCTGCGTGTAGAACTGCGACGCCGACATCAGGACGATCATGATCGCCGTGACGACGCGTACATCGGTGACCGTGGCGCCCAGAGCATCGACGACGCTGGAGCCGTCCTTGAACTTCGCGGCGAGCGGGGCACCGAAGATGTGCGCCTTACGGGCGCTGGCCAGCAGCGAATCGTTGATGACACCGATGGTGTCGCCCGTCGCGATGCCGTTGAGCACGTGATACAGGGCGAAGAAGAACGGCGACTGCGCCAGGATGGGAAGGCACGAGGAGAGCGGGTTGGTGCCCGTCTCCTTGTACAGCTTCATCATCTCTTCGGACTGACGCTGCTTGTCGTTCTTGTAGCGCTCCTGGATCTTCTTCATCTCGGGCTGCAGTGTCTGCATGGCCCGAGTCGACTTGATCTGCTTCACGAAGAGCGGGATCAGGCAGATACGGATCAGGATCACCAGGGACACGATGGACAAGCCCCAGGCCCAGCCGGTGTCGGGGCCGAAGATCGCGCCGTACACCTTGTGGAACTGGACGATGACCCAGGAAACGGGTGTCGTGATGAAGCTGAAAATGCTGGCAATCGTGTCCACTAATCATGCTCCTTGGACATGGGACGGGGTCTCGGCGGCCGGACTCGAGGAATTCTGTCCCTCGATGGCCGCGCCGGCGGCGGAGGTCCCGCCCTTGCGTGCGTGCCAGGCGTTGCGCAGCATTTCGTGCCACCGCGGACGCTTGCGCGGCGGGACATGGTCCACGCCGCCGAGCGACCACGGGTTGCACCGCAGGATGCGCCAGGCGGTGAGTGCCGTCCCCTTGACCGCACCGTGCCGGTCGATGGCCGTATGGCCGTAGTGGGAACACGACGGGTAGTACTTGCACACCGGGCCGAGCAGCGGACTGATCGTCCACTGGTACAGCTTGATCAGAGCCAGCAGCGGGTACTTCATCGCGCGCCCCCTCCCAGCAGCCGCTGCAGAGCGGCGTCCAGGTCTCGGGCCAGCTGTGCATGGTCGGCATCGCCCGCACCGGGCAACGCTCGTACGACTACCAGGCTACCGGGGGGCAGCTCGGCGACTCGGTCGCGCATCAGATGGCGAAGCCTGCGCTTCACCTTGTTGCGGACGACCGCGCCGCCGACTGCCTTGCTGACGACGAAACCCGCACGCGTCGGGGGAGCGCTCTCCCCAGGCGCGTGCGGGTCCGTGGTACCGCTACGAAGATGGACGACGAGGAGCGGGCGGCCGGCCCGGCGACCCCGTCGTACCGCGGTCGCGAATTCCTCGCGCCGCCTCAGCCGATGCTCGGTAGGCAGCACGACGTCATGACCTGATCAGGATCAGGCGGACAGACTCGCGCGACCCTTGCCACGGCGGTTCGCGAGAATCGCGCGACCGGCACGGGTACGCATCCGCAGGCGGAAGCCGTGGGTCTTCGCGCGGCGACGGTTGTTCGGCTGGAAGGTGCGCTTGCTCACTCGGGGGCTCCAGAAAGAATCGGTAGGTACCGGGGTGCCGTCTTGGCTGTCACCGTGCGCCCACGAGTAGCTCGCTTACGCCCGATTGCACCGCTCCCGATCACTGAAGGATGCCCTGGTGGGAGCACTCCACGTGATCTATGCCCATCGGAGGCAGGCGGCAGCAGCCATCGACAACTCGACCTGGTCACGGTACGCGGGGCTACGCCATCCGGTCAAACCAGCACCCGGGGCGAGACACTATCCACAGCCTGGGGACAACAACTTGAACCGCACCCGTCGCCCTGACTACCGTGGCCGGACTCCCTATCGCCC is a window of Streptomyces sp. B21-083 DNA encoding:
- the yidC gene encoding membrane protein insertase YidC, coding for MDTIASIFSFITTPVSWVIVQFHKVYGAIFGPDTGWAWGLSIVSLVILIRICLIPLFVKQIKSTRAMQTLQPEMKKIQERYKNDKQRQSEEMMKLYKETGTNPLSSCLPILAQSPFFFALYHVLNGIATGDTIGVINDSLLASARKAHIFGAPLAAKFKDGSSVVDALGATVTDVRVVTAIMIVLMSASQFYTQRQLMTKNVDTTVKTPFMQQQKMLMYVFPVMFAFFGINFPVGVLVYWLTTNVWTMGQQMYVIRNNPTPGSKAQAAYLERLHKHVTHHGKTRSRGERAIVKAIVTKGRDRNEFERKFINGLTKAGLAAQPDGTVTTGVTAEVAETEDGTPTSAAAKRQQPKRQSKSQRQSGAKPAGGAEPDTSPTSLIKSDEPQDAKPAGGAAKQAASKPGSGARSKAQSGQRKGPQRPKSPSKK
- the yidD gene encoding membrane protein insertion efficiency factor YidD translates to MKYPLLALIKLYQWTISPLLGPVCKYYPSCSHYGHTAIDRHGAVKGTALTAWRILRCNPWSLGGVDHVPPRKRPRWHEMLRNAWHARKGGTSAAGAAIEGQNSSSPAAETPSHVQGA
- the rnpA gene encoding ribonuclease P protein component; its protein translation is MLPTEHRLRRREEFATAVRRGRRAGRPLLVVHLRSGTTDPHAPGESAPPTRAGFVVSKAVGGAVVRNKVKRRLRHLMRDRVAELPPGSLVVVRALPGAGDADHAQLARDLDAALQRLLGGGAR
- the rpmH gene encoding 50S ribosomal protein L34, which produces MSKRTFQPNNRRRAKTHGFRLRMRTRAGRAILANRRGKGRASLSA